From the genome of Sphingomonas sp. HMP6, one region includes:
- a CDS encoding lytic transglycosylase domain-containing protein, protein MPFNPLTILNGAVNEAKSLGGGAVRNAIANASQKTGIDFNYLLGQAKLESGLRADARAGTSSASGLYQFIDQSWLRVVKAHGTEHGLGWAANAISTTASGRATVADPAMRKAILDLRKDPNAASLMAAEHASDNKAALETATGRTATGTDLYMAHFLGLGGARSFLTAMQASPDRSGAAMFPAAAHANRNVFYDASGDARSLSEIYSRFGAKLERSVGGASMPAMTPALMTTRLGQWGADVIPGNNEGSTSDAAVWAQTTLERLSGTVGQANRVETASLLRPTPNTARLAYMMLASLGA, encoded by the coding sequence ATGCCTTTCAATCCACTCACGATCCTGAACGGGGCGGTCAACGAGGCGAAGAGCCTTGGCGGCGGTGCGGTGCGCAACGCGATCGCCAATGCCAGTCAGAAGACTGGGATCGACTTCAACTATCTGCTCGGCCAGGCCAAGCTCGAGAGTGGCTTACGCGCCGATGCGCGGGCCGGCACATCGAGCGCGAGTGGGCTGTACCAGTTCATCGACCAGAGCTGGTTGCGCGTGGTCAAGGCGCATGGGACGGAGCACGGCCTTGGCTGGGCGGCGAACGCGATCTCGACCACCGCCAGCGGCCGCGCGACGGTCGCCGATCCGGCGATGCGCAAGGCGATCCTCGATCTGCGCAAGGACCCCAACGCCGCGTCGCTGATGGCGGCCGAACATGCCAGCGACAATAAGGCTGCGCTGGAAACCGCGACCGGGCGGACCGCGACCGGCACCGATCTCTACATGGCGCACTTCCTCGGGCTGGGCGGTGCGCGGTCTTTCCTGACGGCGATGCAGGCGTCGCCCGATCGATCGGGCGCGGCGATGTTCCCGGCGGCGGCGCACGCCAATCGCAATGTCTTTTACGATGCCAGCGGCGACGCGCGCTCGCTTTCCGAAATCTACAGCCGCTTCGGGGCCAAGCTCGAACGGAGCGTCGGCGGCGCGAGCATGCCGGCGATGACGCCTGCGCTGATGACGACGCGGCTGGGGCAATGGGGCGCCGACGTCATTCCTGGCAATAATGAGGGTTCGACCTCCGATGCGGCGGTGTGGGCGCAGACGACGCTCGAACGGCTGAGTGGCACCGTCGGCCAGGCGAACCGGGTCGAGACGGCAAGCTTGCTGCGGCCGACACCGAACACGGCGCGGCTGGCGTACATGATGCTGGCGAGCCTGGGAGCGTAA
- a CDS encoding flagellar protein FlgN: MTFAGTRRDALIGVIEALHAEIAALKVNDVVGLEAATQEKLAAIEAVAAFGTAPAGDELRGLAEEAQRLNETCRIYVNLMAANVRRRLQTLTGSAGVAVGSAPGAVYRPGMGMAAYA; this comes from the coding sequence ATGACCTTTGCGGGCACCCGGCGTGATGCGCTGATCGGCGTGATCGAAGCCCTTCACGCGGAGATCGCCGCGCTGAAGGTCAATGATGTCGTCGGGCTGGAAGCGGCAACGCAGGAAAAGCTCGCCGCGATCGAGGCGGTGGCGGCGTTCGGCACTGCGCCCGCGGGCGATGAGCTGCGCGGGCTGGCCGAGGAAGCACAGCGGCTGAACGAGACATGCCGGATCTACGTCAACCTGATGGCGGCAAATGTTCGCCGCCGCCTGCAAACCTTGACCGGTTCTGCCGGGGTGGCGGTGGGTAGCGCACCGGGCGCGGTGTATCGTCCCGGCATGGGGATGGCCGCGTACGCGTGA
- the flgM gene encoding flagellar biosynthesis anti-sigma factor FlgM: MIESIGAKAVLPQDRLVVPVAPTSQTANAAARPTETAAKQLELSALAFDFGKAAPVDEKRVEAVKRAVRNGTYPITPETIADRMLALKLYWSPTK, translated from the coding sequence ATGATAGAGTCGATCGGAGCCAAGGCCGTGTTACCGCAAGACCGGCTGGTCGTGCCCGTTGCACCAACGTCGCAAACCGCGAACGCTGCGGCCCGGCCGACCGAGACGGCGGCCAAGCAACTCGAGCTCTCGGCGCTGGCGTTCGATTTCGGCAAGGCAGCACCAGTCGATGAAAAGCGGGTCGAGGCAGTGAAACGCGCGGTGCGCAACGGTACCTATCCGATCACGCCCGAGACGATCGCCGACCGCATGCTCGCGCTGAAACTCTATTGGAGCCCCACGAAATGA
- a CDS encoding flagella basal body P-ring formation protein FlgA produces MSRSFALLSIVPFFAFGATPLAAASTFQDTVAIDRAVAAFAGHGIGDDGGARTPVDTRLKLASCPMVSMGWRSDAHDAVVVTCTGPEWRLFVPMRMPAVAPKAAAPLVIEPTMAPQPIRPVYVIKRGDPVTISAGSPGFSITREGVAAGDAVVGGRFLVKVDQTRAPVQAVAIAGGRATLPGWTE; encoded by the coding sequence ATGTCGCGTAGCTTCGCTCTTCTTTCGATCGTCCCCTTTTTCGCCTTTGGCGCGACCCCGCTCGCCGCCGCGTCGACGTTTCAGGACACTGTCGCGATCGACCGCGCCGTTGCCGCCTTTGCCGGGCACGGCATTGGTGACGACGGTGGCGCGCGCACGCCGGTCGATACTCGCTTGAAGCTCGCTTCCTGCCCGATGGTGTCGATGGGGTGGCGTTCCGACGCGCACGATGCCGTTGTGGTGACCTGCACCGGGCCCGAATGGCGGCTGTTCGTGCCGATGCGCATGCCCGCGGTCGCGCCGAAAGCGGCGGCACCGCTGGTGATCGAGCCGACCATGGCGCCGCAGCCGATCCGCCCGGTCTATGTCATCAAGCGCGGCGATCCGGTGACGATCAGCGCGGGGTCGCCCGGCTTTTCAATCACGCGCGAAGGCGTGGCGGCGGGGGACGCGGTCGTGGGCGGGCGTTTCCTGGTGAAGGTCGACCAGACCCGCGCGCCGGTCCAGGCGGTCGCGATCGCCGGGGGCCGCGCGACGTTGCCGGGTTGGACCGAATAA
- a CDS encoding flagellar motor protein MotB, translating to MSNFALDLELPDAAPARPVWLMTLADLALLLVGFFVFLQASQQLDQRALAKGIREGFGVQTAAPAAEPMAVSAGSIGGFATGSADLPQAPDALIGWARDSTRDGRVILRVAGAVDGSPSDVDPVTGSGAVLAADRARAVATALILAHAVPADRITLSAARPGRRAVTVTTGFAVPNASGRQ from the coding sequence ATGAGCAATTTCGCGCTTGATCTGGAGCTTCCCGATGCCGCGCCCGCGCGCCCGGTGTGGCTGATGACGCTCGCCGATCTCGCGCTGCTGCTGGTCGGCTTCTTCGTGTTTTTGCAGGCGAGCCAGCAGCTCGACCAGCGCGCGCTGGCCAAGGGGATTCGTGAGGGATTCGGGGTTCAGACGGCGGCGCCCGCCGCGGAGCCGATGGCGGTGTCCGCTGGATCGATCGGCGGTTTCGCCACCGGATCGGCGGATTTGCCGCAAGCGCCCGACGCGCTGATCGGCTGGGCGCGGGACTCGACGCGCGATGGCCGCGTGATCCTGCGCGTGGCGGGCGCGGTCGATGGAAGCCCAAGCGACGTCGACCCGGTGACGGGCAGCGGCGCGGTGCTCGCCGCCGACCGCGCGCGTGCCGTCGCCACCGCGTTGATCCTGGCGCACGCCGTGCCCGCCGACCGCATCACGCTTTCTGCCGCCCGGCCTGGTCGTCGCGCCGTCACCGTCACGACCGGTTTTGCCGTGCCGAACGCCAGCGGGCGGCAATGA
- a CDS encoding motility protein A has protein sequence MTALLAPFLDPIAFAIVGGGTLAAAILRTPLRDVIRALGALGTLFARAFEADPLLEQIGAFGRIARRHGVMALDKSVIADPDMAAAVAAIVDGATPDEVAELLRQRHRARNERAVAVCEFWSAAADTAPAMGMVGTLIGLVGMFVKMQDPAAIGAAMAVALLATLYGALLANLGLAPIAARLRRHARDEAVERLRLDAPLIALATREQPRGAHLAEVA, from the coding sequence ATGACAGCCTTGCTCGCCCCCTTTCTCGATCCCATCGCCTTCGCCATCGTCGGCGGCGGGACGCTGGCCGCAGCGATCCTGCGGACGCCGCTGCGCGACGTGATCCGCGCGCTCGGTGCGCTCGGCACGCTGTTCGCGCGGGCGTTCGAGGCCGACCCGCTGCTCGAACAGATCGGCGCGTTCGGACGGATCGCGCGGCGGCACGGGGTCATGGCGCTCGATAAATCGGTGATTGCCGATCCCGACATGGCCGCAGCGGTCGCCGCGATCGTCGATGGCGCGACCCCCGATGAGGTCGCCGAGCTGTTGCGCCAGCGTCACCGCGCGCGCAACGAACGGGCCGTTGCCGTATGCGAATTCTGGAGCGCCGCCGCCGACACCGCGCCGGCCATGGGCATGGTCGGTACGCTGATCGGCCTGGTCGGGATGTTTGTGAAAATGCAGGATCCTGCCGCGATCGGTGCGGCGATGGCGGTCGCACTGCTCGCCACCTTATATGGCGCGTTGCTCGCCAATCTCGGGCTCGCGCCGATCGCCGCGCGCTTGCGTCGCCACGCGCGCGACGAGGCGGTCGAGCGCTTGCGGCTCGATGCGCCGTTGATCGCGCTCGCCACGCGCGAACAGCCGCGTGGTGCGCATCTGGCGGAGGTCGCATGA
- the flgB gene encoding flagellar basal body rod protein FlgB, whose amino-acid sequence MPSNGLSGGLFGVHGAALEVRSQRMGVLASNIANASTPGFKAQDVDFKKALASLENAASTGGNASIAGALQYRVPSQPSLDGNTVELSTEQTAFAENAVAYQTTLSFLNGRIGQITRALKGE is encoded by the coding sequence ATGCCCAGCAACGGTCTTTCCGGGGGTCTTTTCGGGGTACATGGTGCGGCACTCGAAGTGCGCTCGCAGCGCATGGGCGTGCTCGCCTCCAATATCGCCAACGCCTCCACCCCGGGGTTCAAGGCGCAGGACGTGGATTTCAAGAAGGCGCTCGCCTCGCTCGAGAATGCGGCGAGCACCGGCGGCAACGCCAGCATCGCGGGCGCGCTGCAATATCGCGTGCCCTCGCAGCCTTCGCTCGACGGCAATACCGTCGAACTATCGACCGAACAGACCGCCTTCGCCGAAAACGCGGTCGCCTATCAGACGACGCTGTCCTTTCTCAACGGGCGCATCGGTCAGATCACCCGCGCGCTGAAGGGCGAATAA
- the flgC gene encoding flagellar basal body rod protein FlgC, protein MADQPLTIFQVAGRAMSAQLVRMNTTASNLANAGSVTSSADTAYRTIKPIFRTEYDKVSGLATVNVESIVTAGEAPAKRYDPSHPMADKDGNVWESAVDETRELVDMMETARNYQNNVEVMQTAKSLILDTLKMGR, encoded by the coding sequence ATGGCTGACCAACCCCTCACCATTTTCCAGGTCGCCGGGCGCGCGATGTCGGCGCAGCTCGTGCGGATGAACACGACCGCCTCCAACCTCGCCAACGCAGGGTCGGTCACGTCGAGCGCGGACACCGCGTATCGCACGATCAAGCCCATCTTCCGCACCGAATATGACAAGGTCTCCGGCCTCGCCACCGTCAATGTCGAAAGCATCGTCACCGCAGGCGAAGCGCCCGCGAAGCGTTACGACCCATCGCACCCGATGGCCGACAAAGACGGCAATGTGTGGGAATCGGCGGTCGATGAAACGCGCGAGCTGGTCGACATGATGGAGACCGCGCGCAACTACCAGAACAATGTCGAGGTCATGCAGACCGCCAAGTCGCTGATCCTCGATACCCTCAAGATGGGACGCTAA